CAATCTCATCTAAGGTACACCCATGCCTTGTgttctgttctgcctgggacaGGTTCCCGGCCCCAGTGACCATGATCTGGATATGTAGTTAGAAGGTGGATGCATTGATGGATGGGTTAAATTTGTACTCACTGAAAACTCTAGGATTAATCTGTCGAATTTGTCATTCAGAATAGTAAAAATAGTAATCTTTGTAATTAGTTGCTTTGGTACACTGAAGTGGGAGATCTGAATGAAACTGATCAAATGTGTCCAATTTCAGGAATTTCTGTGAATTACAATGTCAGGCAAGAAGTCAGGAAAAGCCCGGAGAATGGGCTCCACCCGCAAAGATTTGCGTGGTCTGGGCAGCCAGATGAGGGACAAAGAGGCAGACGTCTTTGCCACCCTGTCGGAGGAATCAAGGACCATGGAACATGAATCAGCAACCACAGGGGGAGAACCAAAGCCTATAGAGGAGGGATCAAGACCCATGGGAGAAGAATCATGGACCACAGGGGGAGAATCAAAGTGTACGGAGGACTCAATGGCTGTCGGGGTTGCATCTTGGTCCATGGAGAGAAACTCTGGGACCACAGAGGAGAAACGAGAGGTGGACTATAAACCAGAAGAAAGTTCCCTGTCAGAGAAAACAGCATCTTTGTTGGCACTCGCCCCATCACATGACCCTTACTCTGCTGACTCACCTCACCTGGAATCTCACAagatggagaaaaaaaagagaatgGGGTCCACTCGCAGAAAGCTTCCCACAGATTTGGAAGAACAGAGAAGGGAAGGGTGGGATGGTGCAGAGCAAGAGGAATGGCAAGGGGCTGCTAAGCATGCAGTGGACAAGCAAGCTGGAAGCAAGACAGCCCAACCATTAGGAGAGTTACACACAGAGCCACAAAAGGCTAGTGAGTGTCTGGAAGGAAGGGAAGAATCTACTATCACAGGAACACAGCATGCGATCCACATTTTAGAGGTGTCCACAATTGAGAACAAATCAGCTGATTCTCAGTTGTTCCCTCAAAGTATGTACAGTGAAGAAGCTCAAAAGAATAAACAATTACACTTAACCAATGAGAGCAATTTCATTATGAATTTAGACCAATCAGAAGGGAGGCTAACCGATGAAGACACCAGTGATAGAGACCTGCTCCTCAGAGAACTTCAATCAACAGACAGTGGTCAATTGGGCCATGCTGATGTTGCTCTACAGCTGCCaaaatcagaaaaaaacactgaacctGAGGACAACAAACATGAAATGACTCATTTTGAGCATAAAAAGAGGAAGATGGGCTCTACACGTAAGGGGGGGCGTGGCTTACAAATAAAAAGTGACAGGGAACAAGAGATTGATATTTTACCTGAGGAGATGCTAAGAAGCTCTGGAGACCTTGTGGACGTATGTGTGCTACAGGGCAAAGAGTCACAAGAGAAAAGCAGACTTGATGTGATACAGTATGTTAGCAAGGAACACGTAACAAAGGAAGGTTTGCTGGACATGGAGGAGAACGAGGAGGCAGAGGCGTTAACGAGAACCGATAGGGATAAAGAACAGGAGAAACACAAAATCACAAAAGAAACAAATGAGAAACATACAATATCAGGGTTTCTGGGCACAGATATGGTTGAGAAAGGGGAGACACAGGAAGCAACAGTAACAGATATTGTTGAAGACATTTTGGTAGACAtggaagggagggagagagatagATCAAGAGGCACAGGCATAGCTGAGGAAAATATGAAACCAGAGGTAAGAGAAACAGCAATTAGAGCTCCAGGATTAGGGGGAACTGGCATGGTTGACAGGGAGACAGAGGAGACAACAGGAACTAGAATTCTTGAATTTAACGAGACTCACAGACTTAGAGAAACACACGTATTAGAAGACAATGTGGCACAAGAGAACCGAGGAACAGATGGAGGACAAAGAGATGAGGCAGAGAAAGAGAGTGTAGCAGATGTCGTTCTGGAGGTAAATGTGATGAAATATGAAGGTGCAAGCAATGAGAAAGAGAGtacaaaagaggaagaaggagatGGTGCAGAGGCTAAAAAAACAGGAAAGAACTGGaggcaaacacagctgatgcagATTGACTTGAATATGTTAGAGTCATTTTCTTCGGAAAAGTATGAGCAAGAAGTTacagaaagagagaagaattCACCATTAGAGAACCCTTCAGTGGAGAGTtctttatttcatgatgaatccAAAACCTTTATTCCAGAGGAACAAGTAAAGTTCACTCCATTTGAGGATCTGCTGGAACCCTGTGAGAATAGCCAATTCTATAAATCAAGCCATATGGAAGCACCATCTACAGAagatgaaaacaaacaaaatgttataGTGCCCCAAGAATGGGAAAACTTAGGCAAAAACATTAAGACAGAATCAACTCATGGGAATGCCAGAAAAAATAAGAtggagaacagaagtacaggggCAGGTGATGATCAAAGTGTATTAGAAGAAATAAGAGCAGAAAAGGTAGATGTGAAgctggagagagaggagaaagggCAAGAAGAAAGTTGGGCCATCACTGAGGAACTGAACACCATCTTGAGGGACACAGGGGTATTAAAGGAACTTGATATACAGGAAGGTGATAAAAGCGTGGCAGAGCAGAAGCAAACTCCCCTGGTTGTGGAGGAGGTCAAAGGAGAACCAGAGGTAGATATGGTAGGAGGAATCAAGGAGAATAAATGGAAGTTGGCAGAAAagggagacataaaaatgaAAGGGACAAATATTGCAATGGAAGAGAGTGTAGCGGTCTCTCAGGAATTCTCCAAAACAGAAACCACAGACCGCAAAAAGGATGATTCTAGCTACATTTATGATCCTTTCCATAATGTGTCAGTAGATCCAATAGTAACCGAGAGGACTGCTGCCAATACCCTGTCATTGGAGATGAATCAAAAATCTGATGAGAGCTTTCAGAAAGAATCCACTCATAtgcagaaaaggaaaaaaatgggcTCTTCTCGCAAGGGAGGCAGGGGCCTACATAAGGAGACAGAAACGAGTAAAGGATTCAGCAAGATAGATGGGTTAGAAATCAGTGTGCAACAAGAGGAAAGAGAAGAGGAAAAGGCAACATTGGTAAAGCAAAATGTTATAAATGTGGTAATGGAGATGACAAAAGAGGAAACAAAAATCAGTATGGCAGAGGTGACATCAAAAAGCAAAGAGAAAGTCAAGATCACGAACGATAACAGCGGAGCTGAAGACTTTGAAAGCCAACAGAGTGTAACTGAGGATCCTACAGCAACTGAACAATTTGCCACTAATGTTGTAAAGGGCTTCGAACAGCATGAGGACTACTCAGACAGAGCATCCAGCAGGAGTGAGAAAAGAAGAAAGATGGGTACCTCTCACAGGAGAGGCAGGGAAAGGCTTAAAGAGAAGGAGATACAGGAAATGGCAGAGACTGAAGAGGAAACAATGGCTACAGACAATAAGGAATCTGCTACTGATGAAGTGATGAAATCAGTGCAAAATGAAGAGAGAGAATGTGGGAATGAGAAAGTAGAAAGGAAGAGTGGCAGTGGAAGTGGGAGCGACAAATCACTTACTTCCGTGGGCGTCATCCCAAATTTGCAGCGGCCCGAGAACTCGGCCATAACCACACAACAGGAATGTTCAGAGTCGCAAGACACATTTCTGCCAGCAGCAAGGAGAAAAATGGGATCCAGACGTCAGGGACAGGATAACCTGAGGAAGCGGGATGTGGGTCTGGAATGGTCCGAGGGCTGCACTGCAGAGGCACATATAAATACTGCTGCCCTTCTGCAGAGGATACAGGAAATTTTCCATCAGCCTGATGTTGAGGAGAAGGGTTGCATCACATGGGGAAATGTGCAGGTACCAATCTAGTAGGCTAATATATAACAATTGGATTGACTTTTTGACCATCagtgtttttaaatgaattattgTAATGGAATGTTACTCATTAGGAAACGCATCAATTACATTAGAAAACTTACATTCATTACTGTATTCACCTAAATCAAGTAAATGAAAATTATGGTTATATATGTGTGAGCTACGCCAGTGGAAAGAAGGTAAAATGCATCTTTGGCATTCACGATATGCGTCACAGGGaaaaatctttattaatgaCACATTATATTATAGCAAGCACTTCTAGATTTATGACTAGCTGCTGTCTTTCAGGGCCTGAGCCATGAGCTTGGTCTCAGCATTGAGGAACTTCACCAGGTGTTCCAGCAGCTGGATGGGGATCAGGACGGCCGGGTGACTCACCAGGACCTTACTGAAAGCCTTGGTGAGTCTTCACCATTTTATTAATCAATGTGGTGGACATATGCCCAGCAAGTCACTAGTGATTAGCACAGTAGTAAACGGTACAATTTGCTCAATTGCTGGAAAAACAATGAACACCATTATATGTGCCAAGTATAATACCCAGCACCTAAAAGCCGATTCTTTCACCCTTTTGTGCACAAAACAGAATCCTGCAAGCAAGAACAGTATTTCCAATTCAAGAGGGAATATTCTGGAACCCACAGCTTGGGGTAAGAGGGtgttgtggtgggggtgggctaGACATGTGTAAGTTGCTAGCTGTACATTTTGTAAAATTGTCATTGGCCTTGTTTAAAAAGTCCTATACATAATATTATAGTGTTAACATATTTCTATAGCTTTCAACAAATCATAGTTTTATTATATGAATACAAAAAACATCCcatttatgcatttttaaatcccccGAAGTGACTGAATTTAACACTCAGATACGTTACACCTGattcattgtttttatttacatttacattctaCTAATTcatctgatgcttttatccaaagtgacttacagtaaagAGAAGGATTACAATTCACGTGTGCCCCTTGCAGTCCTTTTCATGAAGCAGGGAAATGAAACGAGGTTGCATTTTAACTTTTGCATGTTTCTATTACATGCTTATTAATGGtctattttcagttttgctcatTTACAGCACAATTTAAATTTGTGTCTAGTTCCTAATTATGATATTTTCACAAATAAGTAAGAGAAAATATTGGTTGTGTTCATACCTGCATTGATTAATGTAAGCTCATGGGGGCtgcacttacacaaaaatgttctgagggcagaaggaaaaatgattggttcagagagataaccaatcagacagtAAATGAAGTGGGTTCAAGCAACTAGAGAAGGtggaaccaaccaatcagatgtctgaaTAGGCTGGAATTCAAATGAGAACCAGACCTTGATGTgtgtacatacacatacacatacaaacacacacacaccatgaccAGCTTCTCATTGGAATTTCAGTAAAGGTTTTACCCATGTTTTGTGTCCTTTGCTGCTTGGAATAAGTTGGATAAGGggtgggaagatggatggatatttctaTTTCCTGATGGGGTCAAAACTTATGCTGGTCTTTCTCTCTGCAGTACCTCAGGTGTCCACGGCAAAGCAGATTTTGGGGTCAAACCATCCATAAATGAGAACCTCCTGACTGGGTCAGGTCTCGCTCAGGCCGACCCCCACTTGAGAGAGGGGCAGGCACTCTGGGAGAAGAAGGGAACCCAGGCCAGGAGTGAGGATACAGGGTCGATAAGTAAGACACAGGAGAGTGAGGAGGCAGgggaaaaagaggaagaaaaggatgaggcagggagtaaggagcaggagagggaagAGGCAGGGGAAAAAGATGTGGAAACCGATGAGGCAGGGAgtaaggagcaggagagggaagAGGCAGAGGAAAAAGATGTGGAAACCGATGAGGCAGGGAgtaaggagcaggagagggaagAGGCAGAGGAAAAAGATGTGGAAACCGATGAGGCAGGGAgtaaggagcaggagagggaagAGGCAGAGGAAAAAGATGTGGAAACCGATGAGGCAGGGAgtaaggagcaggagagggaagaggcagaggaaaaagaggaagaaaaggatgaggcagggagtaaggagcaggagagggaagAGGCAGAGGAAAAAGATGTGGAAACCGATGAGGCAGGGAgtaaggagcaggagagggaagAGGCAGAGGAAAAAGATGTGGAAACCGATGAGGCAGGGAgtaaggagcaggagagggaagaggcagaggaaaaagaggaagaaaaggatgaggcagggagtaaggagcaggagagggaagAGGCAGAGGAAAAAGATGTGGAAACCGATGAGGCAGGGAgtaaggagcaggagagggaagaggcagaggaaaaagaggaagaaaaggatgaggcagggagtaaggagcaggagagggaagaggcagaggaaaaagatgtggaaaaggatgaggcagggagtaaggagcaggagagggaagAGGCAGAGGAAAAAGATGTGGAAACCGATGAGGCAGGGAgtaaggagcaggagagggaagAGGCAGAGGAAAAAGATGTGGAAACCGATGAGGCAGGGAgtaaggagcaggagagggaagaggcagaggaaaaagaggaagaaaaggatgaggcagggagtaaggagcaggagagggaagAGGCAGAGGAAAAAGATGTGGAAACCGATGAGGCAGGGAgtaaggagcaggagagggaagAGGCAGAGGAAAAAGATGTGGAAACCGATGAGGCAGGGAgtaaggagcaggagagggaagaggcagaggaaaaagaggaagaaaaggatgaggcagggagtaaggagcaggagagggaagAGGCAGAGGAAAAAGATGTGGAAACCGATGAGGCAGGGAgtaaggagcaggagagggaagaggcagaggaaaaagaggaagaaaaggatgaggcagggagtaaggagcaggagagggaagaggcagaggaaaaagatgtggaaaaggatgaggcagggagtaaggagcaggagagggaagaggcagaggaaaaagatgtggaaaaggatgaggcagggagtaaggagcaggagagggaagAGGCAGGGGAAAAAGATGTGGAAACCGATGAGGCAGGGAgtaaggagcaggagagggaagAGGCAGAGAAAAAAGATGTGGAAACCGATGAGGCAGGGAgtaaggagcaggagagggaagaggcagaggaaaaagaggaagaaaaggATGAGGCAGGGAGTAAGAAGCAGGAGAGGGAAGAGGCAGAGGGAAAAGAGGAAGAAAAGGATGAGGCAGGGAgtaaggagcaggagagggaagaggcagaggaaaaagaggaagaaaaggatgaggcagggagtaaggagcaggagagggaagAGGCAGGGGAAAAAGATGTGGAAACTGATGAGGCAGGGAgtaaggagcaggagagggaagAGGCAGGGGAAAAAGATGTGGAAACCGATGAGGCAGGGAgtaaggagcaggagagggaagaggcagaggaaaaagaggaagaaaaggATGAGGCAGGGAGTAAGAAGCAGGAGAGGGAAGAGGCAGAATcatggaataaaaaaaatgaaagtcaGAATACAGAATCCAAAAGTGAAGATTACAAGGCTGAGAAGGAAGAATTACTGAGTACTGGTCATGAACCTGAGGACACccatttaatgaatgaggaaggaGAACTGTTGAATAAAGATCAGGAGAGAAACTACACACAGTTTCTAAATCAGGAGCAGCAGAATGAGGGGTCCAAGGAACTGGATGAGGTCAGTGATGAAGCAGAGGGACTGAGGCAGTGTCAGGGAAGTAAAGAGGCAGAGATAATGAATGAGGACCAAGATAGTGGGAAAGCAGGTCTACTGCATAAGGACAGAGATATAAAGAAGGCAGAGTTAGCGAATAAAAATGAGGACAATGACCATATAAAGGTACTGAATGAGAAAGAAGAAAATATTATGGTGGAGCTATTGATTAAAAACCAGGGATGCAAGCAGGAAGAGTTATTAAGTATGGAAGAGAAGGGAGTGGAGGCAGAGTTTCTGAGTGAGGAACTTAACAATAAGGAGCAAGGGAATCAAGATACATACTGTGAGGAGGTAGAACCACTTAATGAGCATAGGGAGAGTGTGGTAAAGGATTCCCCAAATCAAAACCAGGATATGCGGATGACTATAAACCTATCAGGAGAAATGACACATGAAAAAGAAATAGTTATGTCAGTCAAACAGTTAGTGGACAATGAATCAAGCATCCAGGAAGAGAGTAAACAAAACGGTATGGATGCAGAGTTATTAAGTAAAGACCAGCAACAAAGGACGGCAGAGCTACTGAGTATGTACCAGGAAAGTGGGGAGGCAAAGACGATGTGCAAAGACCAGGGCAAGGAGGAAAGAGAGATACTGAGCAGATACCACGGGGCTGTGCAGGCAGGTATCATGACAATGACCCAGAACAATAATGTGGAAGGTATGGTAAGTAAGGACGAGGAAAGTGGGGAGGCAGAGATACTAAATCAAAATCAGGAGTGTGTGGAGTTAAAGCTGCTGAATGAAGACAAGGACAATGACATAACAGAGATACTGAGTAAGGATCAGGTCAGAGAAGAGACAGACTTACTAGGCTGTGACATGGAGAGTCAGTTGCTGAGTAAGCAGCAGCAAGGTGAGAAGGCCAAGATACTGAATCAATGCCAGAAGGGTGAGGAGGCACAGTTATTGTACGACGATCAGTATAATAAGGAGACAATGGTGCTGGGTAAATACAATGAGACTGTGACAGCCCATATGAAAATAACAAAGGATGGTAATAAAGCAGAGATGCTAAGTAAAGACCAGACTGGTGAGGAGGCAGAGCTACTAAATCAGAATAAGCAAAATGTGGAGGCACATATACTGAATGAAGGCCAGAACGGTAATGACCTGGAGAACCTGGGTCAGGATAGAAAAAAGACAGATTTGCTGAACAAACACATAGAGAATGAGCTACAG
This genomic stretch from Brienomyrus brachyistius isolate T26 chromosome 6, BBRACH_0.4, whole genome shotgun sequence harbors:
- the LOC125744541 gene encoding uncharacterized protein LOC125744541 isoform X20 gives rise to the protein MSGKKSGKARRMGSTRKDLRGLGSQMRDKEADVFATLSEESRTMEHESATTGGEPKPIEEGSRPMGEESWTTGGESKCTEDSMAVGVASWSMERNSGTTEEKREVDYKPEESSLSEKTASLLALAPSHDPYSADSPHLESHKMEKKKRMGSTRRKLPTDLEEQRREGWDGAEQEEWQGAAKHAVDKQAGSKTAQPLGELHTEPQKASECLEGREESTITGTQHAIHILEVSTIENKSADSQLFPQSMYSEEAQKNKQLHLTNESNFIMNLDQSEGRLTDEDTSDRDLLLRELQSTDSGQLGHADVALQLPKSEKNTEPEDNKHEMTHFEHKKRKMGSTRKGGRGLQIKSDREQEIDILPEEMLRSSGDLVDVCVLQGKESQEKSRLDVIQYVSKEHVTKEGLLDMEENEEAEALTRTDRDKEQEKHKITKETNEKHTISGFLGTDMVEKGETQEATVTDIVEDILVDMEGRERDRSRGTGIAEENMKPEVRETAIRAPGLGGTGMVDRETEETTGTRILEFNETHRLRETHVLEDNVAQENRGTDGGQRDEAEKESVADVVLEVNVMKYEGASNEKESTKEEEGDGAEAKKTGKNWRQTQLMQIDLNMLESFSSEKYEQEVTEREKNSPLENPSVESSLFHDESKTFIPEEQVKFTPFEDLLEPCENSQFYKSSHMEAPSTEDENKQNVIVPQEWENLGKNIKTESTHGNARKNKMENRSTGAGDDQSVLEEIRAEKVDVKLEREEKGQEESWAITEELNTILRDTGVLKELDIQEGDKSVAEQKQTPLVVEEVKGEPEVDMVGGIKENKWKLAEKGDIKMKGTNIAMEESVAVSQEFSKTETTDRKKDDSSYIYDPFHNVSVDPIVTERTAANTLSLEMNQKSDESFQKESTHMQKRKKMGSSRKGGRGLHKETETSKGFSKIDGLEISVQQEEREEEKATLVKQNVINVVMEMTKEETKISMAEVTSKSKEKVKITNDNSGAEDFESQQSVTEDPTATEQFATNVVKGFEQHEDYSDRASSRSEKRRKMGTSHRRGRERLKEKEIQEMAETEEETMATDNKESATDEVMKSVQNEERECGNEKVERKSGSGSGSDKSLTSVGVIPNLQRPENSAITTQQECSESQDTFLPAARRKMGSRRQGQDNLRKRDVGLEWSEGCTAEAHINTAALLQRIQEIFHQPDVEEKGCITWGNVQGLSHELGLSIEELHQVFQQLDGDQDGRVTHQDLTESLESCKQEQYFQFKREYSGTHSLGTSGVHGKADFGVKPSINENLLTGSGLAQADPHLREGQALWEKKGTQARSEDTGSISKTQESEEAGEKEEEKDEAGSKEQEREEAGEKDEEKDEAGSKEQEREEAEEKDVETDEAGSKEQEREEAEEKEEEKDEAGSKEQEREEAEEKDEEKDEAGSKEQEREEAEEKDEEKDEAGSKKQEREEAEGKEEEKDEAGSKEQEREEAEEKEEEKDEAGSKEQEREEAGEKDVETDEAGSKEQEREEAGEKDVETDEAGSKEQEREEAEEKEEEKDEAGSKKQEREEAESWNKKNESQNTESKSEDYKAEKEELLSTGHEPEDTHLMNEEGELLNKDQERNYTQFLNQEQQNEGSKELDEVSDEAEGLRQCQGSKEAEIMNEDQDSGKAGLLHKDRDIKKAELANKNEDNDHIKVLNEKEENIMVELLIKNQGCKQEELLSMEEKGVEAEFLSEELNNKEQGNQDTYCEEVEPLNEHRESVVKDSPNQNQDMRMTINLSGEMTHEKEIVMSVKQLVDNESSIQEESKQNGMDAELLSKDQQQRTAELLSMYQESGEAKTMCKDQGKEEREILSRYHGAVQAGIMTMTQNNNVEGMVSKDEESGEAEILNQNQECVELKLLNEDKDNDITEILSKDQVREETDLLGCDMESQLLSKQQQGEKAKILNQCQKGEEAQLLYDDQYNKETMVLGKYNETVTAHMKITKDGNKAEMLSKDQTGEEAELLNQNKQNVEAHILNEGQNGNDLENLGQDRKKTDLLNKHIENELQVMHKDSEEAEILNKCQDRDEAVIISLVQEGEEAEILDKDQDNGELEDQEIEETERLQDEDNEEAEILDQENKEGHVTHKDQKREETALASKDIESEEAEILNGNQEYKEVESLNEDQDNEKADILKKHREGGEFEPLNTDEDREETEIEERYLQSEEAMIMQEDQEYSEVENLNMDQDSEEVETLEKKLEREKVETLNEEQETMKAETLIQGQQSEETAILIQDQESKEAEVMNTDQDSAEVHLLNKDWNSNEVQIQSNNKEGEEAEILSCHQEGEDMEVLNKEQDGEEIMVPDRDLETEEASQVQDFVQTELLNMGQMIEKVEIINQDQEGKEAEMQDQDQDSEESEIWDKGPESEETDRLNQDEEHVEVQLLKKDQDNEEVEFLDQKNKEAEIHEDQVREETDLVSIDMETEVQFRVKESERAEILNDNQECVEVELLNKDQDNEKADTLDMKLDSEEAEITNQDQESVEVYIQHEDQNSSDAENLSKYLEREEADITPKDKQREETDLLSADTLSEETEILNKVQDNEEAETLIQGQQSEETAILIQDQESKEAEVMNTYQDSAEVYLLNKDWNSNEVQIQSNNKEGVEAEILSCHQEGEDMEVLNKEQDGEEIMVPDRDLETEEASQVQDFVQTELLNMGQMIEKVGIINQDQEGKEAEMQDQDQDSEELEIWDKGPESEETDRLNQDEEHVEVQLLKKDQDNEEVEFLDQKNKETEIHEDQVREETDLVSIDMETEVQFKVKESERAEILNDNQECVEVELLNKDQDNEKADTLDMKLDSEEAEITNQDQESVEVYIQHEDQNSSDAENLGKYLEREEADITPKDKQREETDLLSADTLSEETEILNKVQDSEEAETLIQGQQSEQTAILIQDQESKEAEVMNTDQDSAEVHLLNKDWNSNEVQIQSNNKEGEEAEILSCHQEGEDMEVLNKEQDGEEIMVPDRDLETEEASQVQDFVQTELLNMGQMIEKVGIINQDQEGMEAEMLDWDQEYVGVELPCTLQYRYKTHLRDAFDKLREVGGSENECDPDTSRAAVEDNEWIWDCELLKEQQYYSGCNEKKESWDIWDETDEAELGPTAYKERRELGSQIDNVIYWQRWSEDEFGRNNETRQILANDLYPIAEENETENNLEYNNVQITQDIAKIQEMPQAADQSNTIIHFIKDNHELKEIQENKCILSEGECAEQRNIVKLMELRGKTEDLKTFGNNKEHQDVETIEGTTGNTMENRQCPATLANAVNQKDSNDLSECFILDGEKQEANAIKQSPDSVLVRSDVLGGGNTDSTWVPEIPNNDDETICTGMAIQRDSIVREMGAMRGRQAMAETAEGLEVIQNAGFQMDGDRIQMQGSCEKDRGDVLEHLQLSMESDTKWDGGTSQGWDTIAMEMEYKEKTQRQNNYEGAGSKKLSEVITQEVIEHSGGTAGQQKGDGKNWDTFEGGLAQGDIALKHSEEESLHTDRAVEDYSNDCPHEKWDKTPVFSQYRGFEELEQKISTDEEKLLAYQGDGLERKTECLDVGPAQGTIQAKETEVGQQKDKGSDLIESEEASTGFSEDSESLIEKLKCDMNVMELLAEQGEKDNERRDEACKDNNQLLTELVEYSKRGSDMKGVDDTSRSSNKQGVSLIQHVNSEDKEKEGVKKREQGTERHRMTPEEVCGEEELRMEAIRIYEEAEQEMSGDVMAEREAAAKEQKHREDKGKEGFRAMGGGIVVTPEDNRQRAIGCLPTGSWSPPISGPDLLYNIVLVGSSSVGKTSFMKRTQSGEFTLDHCATIGLDSCIQSLLVDGRRVLLQLWDTAGQERYHSITKQILRKAQGLLLMYDITCIDSFNSVQYWMSCIQEGATDDVIIMLLGNKNDSFKREVPLHEGERLAKEYRIKFMECSVATGENVTLSMETLARMLKQQTDQKEEAPLILRKEQPKQRSGCC